Sequence from the Nasonia vitripennis strain AsymCx chromosome 5, Nvit_psr_1.1, whole genome shotgun sequence genome:
ttcgttttatctttaaaaaacgtttACCATTTACGTGACGAAAAAAAACCTATTATGTATGGTACCTTCAAATGGCACACAGGAGTATTTAATTCTTATTTCATCAAGTCTTCATTTCATCAAGTTTAGTTTTTAAACTTGATATCGAAACATATATgacattttagaatttataaattagcCTCGATGATATTTTTGGTGTTATCAATGCACTGAGTGCAGTAAGTTTAAATCGCACCTGACTATGGGTACAAATTGTATAGCTcattttgataataattattttcatagTGGTATTGCATTTTGCAATCTTCAATGCGGACAAAGCGCTATTGctaagtaatttttatttatcagtgaGTTTTTATGTCAAATAAGAACTAAGCATTGTTCTAATAATATTAGGAAAGATTTCAGAACAGAAATCACATAATCGAGTTTAATTCTGCTATCTACTCAAATTACTGACGTAAAGATGTTTTAAATCTGTCTTAGGTGTATTTTCAAACAAGGCCGCTCGGTTTTGGCCTTCTCCTTTCTTTACCCAATGACCATAGACTCGGAAAGCACATCCGTCAATTACCTGaaacatttgatagtaatcaattttataataattgttaattgattaaataatcatGAGTTAGTATGTACTTTTCTTAGAACTTTAATTCTGTATGGATCTGTACTAGCAACTTGTACAGAGAGCGGCTCAGGAGTCGAGTGTAACCTCTTGATTCGTATAACGGCGCGAACGCACAGAATAGCCAGTTGAAATCTTTTTCTTGCGTTGAAAGATTTTGCTTTGAGCTCCTGTTAAGAAATATCATTATTAggattgaattaaaaattagacTAATGTTACCATTTAGTAAGACAGAGTTGAACagaatattaataatgttagatttcatatttttaaaacaattaagtgtcataaaaaaataataatcattacaTAATTTACTGTCATTCGACGTATTTTcagtattaaattaaatagatATTGGTGCTTTCTAATATATTAGTAACAATTCGTTTGTAATTTGTAATAAAcctaaaatttaaatgttacgCTAAAAGTTCATGCTCTTATTGTATTCTGTGACGATAATTATTTAAcatctattatattattagtATTTAACATCTGTTGAATGAAATTATAATCTATTTTTCCACTTAtagaaataaacttttaaaGTTTTAGTAGATTgagaaatagtatattacgtaCCTAGGCCGGGAAAATAAAGAATATCTCAGATCGCATGTGTATTGCAAACATGCGATTGAGCATCCTTTATTTTCGGCCGAGATGCGTACGTTATTTTAAGTGCCGGAGCGGTCAGAAAGTGACATTTTTCCGACCGCGCAGCGGACGAGAAATAACACTTCCCAGTCTCTGGCACGTAAAATGGTATCAAGTGTCAGTATAAAACTTACAAGGAGAATCCACAGCCTTTGGGTCACAGGTTTAGCTAAAACTTTGAGAAACAATGTTTTCATCCAAAAAACGAAGATCATATTCTGAGGTTTCTTTTCATAGCCCCGTTTACCAAGTTATAGCCTTATATCTCAATAAATTTCCTAAAGTTTTAGCTGTATCTGTACCTCAAAGGGTCTGAACTCTCCTTGTTTGCAATAATTCACTTAAGAGATTAAAGCACACAAAACTTGCTACATTATAcaacatttgaaaaaaaaaacaactaaaagaaaaatgcatTGAAGAATAaacattaatatatttatgaatagATTATCGTAATAATCGATGTATTTCCTCCATCCAtgcttaaaaattttaaatttttggaaTGCATGCTATAATGGCGTTAGTACAGAACTACATACTTTAGACAATACCCATTACATATTCAGACGTGATATAAACACTAATACGAACTCTACCATGATGAAGATCATGTAAGCttgaaattattcaattacgAGGCATCccttatttttgtatatcacaatattaataaatgattCGTTAttcttgtaaaaattaatatgaacgtacttaattaattcattaataaGTTTTAATGTGTCTAAAAATATACTGTTTATTCCTCTTATATACTGAGTTATTTATGTTAGATACTTTTGATGCTTTTGAATAagatataaaacaaataaaaacatCTCGAGATATTCATGAAATAAAAAGGGTAGCAGGTTACCAAAGCTAACTGAGATATTCGACTGAGTCGTCGTGAATTAGATGACAGTGAACGCTTTAGTGGAGCGATATCCTGATCCCAGAGCTGTAATATTAAACGTTACATGATCCATGGATATTTATTTAGTGACATTGTATGTTTATGACTATGCTAATACTTAAAAAATGCTGTTTACGAAagtctttgtttttattaaactgtttgaagtaatttaaaattagatTCATTTCGACCTTTTATATAGGTGCGTGAGTGAATGAAATAGCAAATATATAGCATGACTTTATTgatattaaacaaaatttatatttttgcaacaataataatagcgAAGAGTAACGAAGCAAACGTTAGAAAAAACTAGACAGTAACAtaaatggatatttttttatttgtttgaataaaaaataccaGTGGAGAGTTGATCTAATAAAATAGGGTGTTACTATCTaatatataagaaaatatGCTTGCTACAGAAACCTTTAACTaaactgtataaatatttaaaaaaaaaataataataactattaCAAATCACCTAATACTCCCATTAAAGCAAACTTACAAAAGTCAAAATAAACTTGTGATACTCACCACTGTATGGAAAAATGAATGTTCTAATGCttcttttatagaaattcttTTTGTTGGATCAACAACCAACAACTTACTAATTAAATCCTTAGGTGCTTCtacacaaataaaataatgtaaggATGTCTGACATATTTTACATCGACGGCTTTTATCCATATAATCCTATCATAAAAGTttattctataaataaaatttgaaattaaattgtTTAAGAACTTTCATGTAATAGAACAAGATTCAGGAGCTTATGCAACTGCTGAGGTAGGATTTTATTAAACTGATGATAATGAGTTTGCTTATTataagaatttaatttgaaatcgGATCTTAATGCACTACTGAAATTTGATCATATAAATAGGAGCCATTGACATAaactaaaaatattgaataagttttttttttatattttacctGTTATGTCAGCCCATTCTGGAGAGGTAAACGAATATTTTCCTTCCATAATATTTCTAAGCATTACCATCTGTTTACGATGCCAAAAAGGTGGACATCCAACTAGTAATGTAAACATGATAACACCACAAGCccatctaaaaaaatatttaatgaaatCGGGAATATAGGAATTTAAAATGAaagagtttttaaaattaacataCACGTCTACTTCAAAACTGTAACCATCTGATTTTTCGAACATGTTGCACTTCAAAACTTCAGGTGCTAAATAACCAGGAGTACCACAAagatctaaaataaaaatagtgtaAGTTTTACATTCATGTTATATACAATTGATCAATATACATTTACAAGAATCAAAACTTTTATTTACTCACCAAAAAGCTTTTCTCCTGGTTTCAAAAACCTAGCAAAACCAAAATCTGTGATTTTCACATTAAGATTGTCatcaagtaaaatattttctggtTTTAAATCCCTATGTACGATTCCTTGATTGTGAACATGTTGTACTCCCTCAAAGACCTGCCTCATGATGTAGCGAGTCTTCTTTTCCGAGAGTGTAACAACAGATGTCAAGTAATCAAACAGCTCTCCATTTTTACATAACTCAAATATCAAAAAGATAAATGTGTTAGATTCAAATACATCATGTAGTTCAACTGTTGGCAATAGATAGCTTATTGAatagaaaatcttattcactTAATACGAAAAACTAGTTTAAATCATACAGATAGAACTTACTGATGTATGGATGGCCTGCTACCCTACGTAAGATTTGAACTTCTTGCATTGTAGCATCCTTCATAGAATGAGAATCGATGCCATCATGTGGCTCGCAGCTTATGTCTATAATTTTTGCTGCATACTCTATGCCAGTTTCTTTTTCTATACATCGTCGTACAGTAGAAGAGATCCCCCTGAAAAACATAATGGTTTAGAATACTGTCTTCCCAGAATTCATTGTATTCGAATGCAATCAAACACAAAGCACAGCAGTTTTTAATCTTGCctgtacaaaaatattacTTCGTTGTATTGTGTTAAGTATTGAAgtataaaatttcattttatgttattaataatttgaaaaaaattttagtcaTAACTATAGGCGCATAAAAAGTAATATAAACATTGAGTTGCTTTTGCTGACTCTACAATTTAAACACCTATATGCCGTTTCTTTGCTTATATAGGAttcctttcttttttaacTGGTTTGCTatttgtttcattttaaaaaggaaattattttgaaactgttattttttttggtacaaaattaatttaataaactttGCATCCTCATATAGATAAACTTGAAATCATACAATAAAAATCTGTGCCTACATTTGACGTATGTATCTTATTAAGCAAtgatcgttaaaaaaaaaattttgaaaggaTCAAATTCTATGATTATTAAGAAAAATCTCGAAATACGCAAAAAAAACCAGAAGTTTAACGACTCTGGATGCACCAAATTACATGCTTTCAAATGGGATTCTGTAATGACTATCTACATTGtatgtatatgcatataaaaataGCAGAGATAACATTGCCGTGCAGCGTGTAAATCGCTTGCTATACCTAAGTATGCCATCAGAGAGACACAAATCACAAGTATACAGCCCCCTTGATAAAAGCGAGCCATCGACGCGTGATAAAGATGATCCATACGCACTAAATCTCATCGCATCATCAGGATAGGAGCTAAGCAAGTCTAAAAAAAGCTTGTTGGTGCTCGTTATTATGAAACGTTCGCACAGACATTGCCGTCGCTTCTATACCAAAATGTTTTCGACATAATTTCGACCGAGCGAAATTACATAATTTGGAGGTTAGCTCGAGTTCGCTCGAGAGTGAACAATATCAACACACCCGCGTGTCTCGCTTCGATCTCCGAACAGGAGCAATAAAAGCGCATATAAACAAAGGAGGAGCGCGCAACAAAGGCTCTGAATTTTGGCGCGGAGTGCATATAGTTGTTACCTGCCGAGGATCTCTTTGGGCTCGTACTTGGCGTAGAAGCCCTTGGCAGCATCTTTGTCAGGCAGAAGATCGTCCCCATCGTCTTTCGCCATTTCCCTCTTTGTCATAGAGGTAACTTTCAGCTATTATTACACGAACACGAGCGACGCAGCCTGTAATTCTCtcacttattttttatatatgtatatatatgtatatatatatatatatatgtattcaaCGAAGGTCGGCGAGGTCACGGCGAACAGTCAGCATCCTGGACGCGGTGCCCAAGTAAGTATATAAGCTGCTAGTCTTCGTTGTGTCGTGTGACTCCGTCGAACTCTGGCAACAAAGGTACGCGATGCTTCGCCTCTATGAGCAAAGGTGCAACTGAATGGCCGAGTAAGGGTCAAAGGATGATGAGTTGCCGAACCCGGGACGACGAAGACACACGACACACAGCTGACACATGCGCCCGTCGTGGATGCACCTGTCACATAAGTATCTTTCGCACCACTAATTTGAGAGGGCCGAGCCGACCGACCGATGACTTCAGCCGTCCGCTATAAAGCTGCGCTGGTATGTACACGCATACAGACACAATATGTACTATATAGCAGTAGACGACGCGTGCTGTATGCCTGTATGTCTTCTCGCGCGCAGTTTGCTCTCCCCTCCCTTCCCAAAagcatatgtgtgtgtgtgtgtgtgacatAGGCGCAGTCGTATGGCACTGTGCTTTTCTCTCTTGCGTTATCTGGCTGTCTATTTTACTAGCGCTTTCAGTGCATATCGCCGTCTCTGTCTCGCTGCGTCTATTTTTCTATTACGTAGATTTTTTCGATCGGCGTTATTAATTGAAACCGCGTTGCATTTGTACTGCAGTAGTTATTGTATCCAATAAGTCATAATGTCGATAGATTTTTCCTCATACCTATTTGTAGGTGGATAAACATTCTAGACTGAATTCCTGCAAATAATCGCACACTTTGATTTTTATCTATATCGTTCTCTTTTCCGATTATctattcatgacattttatcACTCGTGGCTTTCCGCTTTCGTCTTCATCGGTGGTTTGAAAATTATGGATGCTATCTATTAAACTACTGCACTTCGCTCTGAACTATTTTAGATCTTTAGAAAGCGCAACGCCTATATGCTGTACGAGCTGGGAGCGACATTTAAAAttagttctttttttcaagcCGCCTGCAAGAATAGCTTATTCCGATGTAATAGCCCGGTTTGTTCGGTTGGTGAAAGGTGGTAGCGTGGAGCGCGCGCCTTTTGAATCGGCGTTGCTCCCGGGAGATGTTGGGACAGGCGCCGCTCTTAGCAGGCTTTAGTTAGGAGAAAATAGCGTAGCTTGGATCTCAACTGTGGGCACAACTTAGAACAAGCTCTAAGTTTGCGTTTATTTAGTCTCAAAAGGTAGAGAAAAACTGCAAAGTGCTCTGGAGCGCGGCTCGAACCAATCTGTCTCTGGGGTGCTCGGGTGCTCTTCTCTGCCGCACGTAGCCTCCGTTCCCTCCTCCCGGTAGATCCGGGTGCTGGAGAGGGATGCTGACGGCCGTGGTGGTAGGAAGCGGCAAGGCCGGGTAAAAAATGCCTCGTCCTAATCCTGCCAGATGGCGTCCTTGGCCGTCGTCTCGGGTCTTGGTTTTTGTGGCATTTTATGACCCTCTTTATGGCCCTCTTTATGGCCCTCTTTATCTTCGAGCGATGAGTGATAATCCCGCATTCTACGCTTTTCTAGGGCTTCCCGAGTTTTCGGGTTTCGACGTTTTTATAATGTGCGTTGGAAATTCGCGCGTCGCGCCTAGTGTATGAGAGTCGCGAGTTAGCCGCGGTTTTAGTGCTATTGGTGGCGCCCTATTCCGTATTCGGCGTATGTTACACCGAATACAAAACCAGCGACCGACTTCACGTCACTGATGCGCTCGCTGCGGCCTGCGCCCTGCGGAGTGCGGCCTGCGCTAGTGCCGAAACATGGCTGGTGACTAGCCGGAGGTTTTTCATTCACTCCTCTCCGGATTTATATACCCTCGAGTATGGAACTGTCGCGCGTCGTTCTCGGTAACCGGCTGAGGAAGACGCTGCTCGACGTGACGAACAAAATTTTCAGCGTGCAAGTCGCCAAGTACATAAGGTATCGTTTATTGTTATTACGTAAATTGGCGAAACATAACCTCGGAACTAGTTCTAGTGCTATTCGAAAAACGCAATAGCCAAATGTCACGAGACGGCCGTGAATCAAACGATGTTCAACGTTTCGTCAATGGCTTTCTTGCAGATTGGCAGAAGTCGGAAAATTGGAGACTCCGAAACTGCAGGGCAAGTACGAAACTGGACAGCTGATATTGCACAGGGTCTTTGGCTACAGGGGAGTCATTCTTTTTCCATGGCTGGCTAGAGTTTATGACAGAGATTTGCCCAACAGACGCGAAGGGTGAGTTGGAAAACGCTTTTTAAACATTTGTCAAACGTCTGGATCGGCCATGCTacttatatcaaatatttgaGCAAGAAAGGATGTATTATTCAACTTGCTATTCTATTGATTTTTAAGTGTTTGCATCAGCTAAACTGTCAAGTAGcctattgattttttttccagtTCAATATGctatcaaaattcaaatatgtGTTTCTATTTTTAGCACTGAAGATGGAAACTTCAATGGAGTTGGGAAAGAAGTGAAAGGACGAACACACACTTTTTATCAAGTTTTAATTGACCAGAGAGATTGTCCTTACATTGTGAGTAGCTTGGACTTTATACATCCTATCGAGTTATCTTATCTATAATTTATTCTACTTATGAATGAAATTCATCAATCAAGATTATGATAAATAAGAACTGCTACTGGCTTGTTACTGTTAAAGTCCAgacattgaaaattgatatGCACCATTATTCTATATATTGTTTCAGAGGGCACAAACAGAAGCTGTGACCTTTCTTGGAAACCATGAAAGCAGTAGGAGTCTTTATGCCATACCAGGACTAGACTATGTTGCACATGAAGATATTTTACCATACAC
This genomic interval carries:
- the LOC100117602 gene encoding phosphorylase b kinase gamma catalytic chain, skeletal muscle/heart isoform isoform X2 — translated: MTKREMAKDDGDDLLPDKDAAKGFYAKYEPKEILGRGISSTVRRCIEKETGIEYAAKIIDISCEPHDGIDSHSMKDATMQEVQILRRVAGHPYIIELHDVFESNTFIFLIFELCKNGELFDYLTSVVTLSEKKTRYIMRQVFEGVQHVHNQGIVHRDLKPENILLDDNLNVKITDFGFARFLKPGEKLFDLCGTPGYLAPEVLKCNMFEKSDGYSFEVDVWACGVIMFTLLVGCPPFWHRKQMVMLRNIMEGKYSFTSPEWADITEAPKDLISKLLVVDPTKRISIKEALEHSFFHTVELKAKSFNARKRFQLAILCVRAVIRIKRLHSTPEPLSVQVASTDPYRIKVLRKVIDGCAFRVYGHWVKKGEGQNRAALFENTPKTDLKHLYVSNLSR
- the LOC100117602 gene encoding phosphorylase b kinase gamma catalytic chain, skeletal muscle/heart isoform isoform X1, with translation MTKREMAKDDGDDLLPDKDAAKGFYAKYEPKEILGRGISSTVRRCIEKETGIEYAAKIIDISCEPHDGIDSHSMKDATMQEVQILRRVAGHPYIIELHDVFESNTFIFLIFELCKNGELFDYLTSVVTLSEKKTRYIMRQVFEGVQHVHNQGIVHRDLKPENILLDDNLNVKITDFGFARFLKPGEKLFDLCGTPGYLAPEVLKCNMFEKSDGYSFEVDVWACGVIMFTLLVGCPPFWHRKQMVMLRNIMEGKYSFTSPEWADITEAPKDLISKLLVVDPTKRISIKEALEHSFFHTVLWDQDIAPLKRSLSSNSRRLSRISQLALELKAKSFNARKRFQLAILCVRAVIRIKRLHSTPEPLSVQVASTDPYRIKVLRKVIDGCAFRVYGHWVKKGEGQNRAALFENTPKTDLKHLYVSNLSR